The following proteins are encoded in a genomic region of Triticum dicoccoides isolate Atlit2015 ecotype Zavitan chromosome 1B, WEW_v2.0, whole genome shotgun sequence:
- the LOC119324210 gene encoding putative FBD-associated F-box protein At3g50710 yields MKRTVAASPAVRKKAAEAPAAAPAPKRRASAGTARRRPRKRIREDKLVSDGDLISHGDLISKLPDDVLGTIISLLPTKDGARTQAIARRWRPLWRSSPLNLDASYHLRRDEFKRLSLVSRILSDHPGPARCFAFRFIRLHKAKKRFAEDAAQINSWFHSRSLDNLQELEISFSLLEYGYGQSEKEKRYPLPPSVLRLASTLHLARIGSCDFPKEIAPSLNFPLLRQLHLWRVSISEDVFSGVLSGCHVLANLYLSEIREVGSLRICSPTLRIIVITCLFEGKGELVIMEAPRLERLLLRPPVLGSEIIRVVKAPKLEMLGLLSPCISEIEIVNIIFKGLISSSSESSIRTVKVLALNFSSPALDAILDILRCFPCLQKLYVIWDKYVKAEIKNARQCDPLDPIKCLDNHLKVLVLKNYKGGEEDVGFAKFFVLNAKVVKEINFGVCKEIGIDKSWMTNQLRLLEVETRASQDAQLKFGSGSYCWGTYLDTKDLCIADPFSCCFADGVDALSEAYM; encoded by the exons ATGAAGAGGACGGTGGCGGCGAGTCCCGCGGTCAGGAAGAAGGCGGCGGAGGCTCCGGCCGCGGCGCCCGCACCCAAGAGGCGCGCGTCCGCCGGAACCGCCAGGCGCAGGCCACGGAAGCGGATCCGCGAGGATAAGCTCGTCAGCGACGGGGATCTCATCAGCCATGGCGATCTCATCAGCAAACTTCCCGATGACGTCCTCGGCACCATCATCTCCCTCCTTCCCACCAAGGACGGCGCCCGTACGCAGGCCATCGCCCGAAGATGGCGTCCCCTCTGGCGCTCCTCGCCTCTCAACCTCGACGCCTCCTACCACCTTCGCCGCGACGAGTTCAAGCGCCTCTCCTTAGTCTCTAGGATTCTGTCAGACCACCCTGGCCCGGCCCGCTGCTTCGCTTTCCGCTTCATCCGCCTCCACAAAGCCAAAAAAAGGTTTGCCGAGGATGCCGCTCAGATCAATAGTTGGTTCCACTCCCGAAGCCTCGACAACCTCCAGGAGCTCGAAATCAGCTTCAGTCTACTTGAATATGGATATGGGCAGTCTGAGAAGGAGAAGCGCTATCCGCTGCCACCGTCGGTGCTGCGCTTAGCATCAACGCTCCACTTGGCCAGGATTGGCTCCTGTGATTTCCCAAAGGAGATCGCACCTTCACTGAATTTTCCCCTCCTCAGGCAGCTCCACCTATGGCGCGTTTCCATCTCCGAGGATGTCTTCTCTGGGGTGCTGTCTGGCTGCCATGTCTTGGCGAACTTATATCTGTCGGAGATTCGTGAGGTAGGTAGCCTCCGCATTTGCTCGCCAACTCTCAGGATCATCGTCATAACTTGTTTGTTTGAAGGCAAAGGAGAATTGGTCATTATGGAGGCCCCTCGCCTTGAAAGGTTGCTGTTACGTCCGCCAGTCTTAGGTAGTGAGATTATCCGGGTTGTTAAGGCACCTAAACTGGAGATGTTGGGCCTTTTGTCTCCCTGCATCTCAGAAATAGAAATTGTTAATATTATCTTTAAG GGATTGATCTCATCCAGCTCGGAAAGCTCAATACGCACCGTAAAGGTTTTGGCTCTCAATTTTTCTAGCCCTGCTTTGGATGCAATTCTTGACATCCTTAGATGCTTCCCCTGCTTGCAAAAGCTCTATGTCATT TGGGACAAATATGTAAAGGCAGAGATAAAAAATGCGCGTCAGTGTGACCCACTAGATCCAATCAAATGCCTTGATAACCATCTCAAAGTACTGGTGTTGAAGAATTACAAAGGTGGTGAGGAAGATGTTGGCTTCGCCAAGTTCTTTGTTTTGAATGCGAAAGTAGTAAAGGAAATCAACTTTGGAGTGTGTAAGGAGATTGGCATCGACAAGAGCTGGATGACTAATCAACTCAGGCTGCTAGAAGTGGAAACTAGAGCTTCTCAAGACGCTCAATTGAAATTTGGAAGTGGTTCTTATTGTTGGGGTACTTATTTGGATACCAAGGACTTGTGCATTGCCGACCCTTTCAGCTGTTGTTTTGCAGACGGGGTAGATGCGCTTTCAGAAGCATATATGTGA